Genomic segment of bacterium:
TCACGAGAAGCCCGCCATATATGTTTATCATCAGGAGTTCAAGGTCGGCGATGAGATAAAGGTAAGGCAGGGTTTTGTCGCATTAGCGGAACTTGAGCCACCCGGGAAAGGCGTTAAGGCACATGAGAAAACCCTCGCTGGTCCCAAGGCTGATAGGCTTAATACTATGAGGCACACGCGTGCTCAATTGGGACATATATTCATGCTCTATTCGGACCCGAAAAATCAAGTGGACAGCGTTCTTTCCGCTGCCATAGAGGGAAGACAGCCTGATTATTCCGCGAGGGACTGGTTTGGCAACAATCACTATATATGGGCGGTAACGGATGAAAATGTTATACGGGAAGTGCAAATGTTGATGAGCGATAAGGTCCTTTTCATTGCGGATGGGCACCACAGATATGAGACAGCTGTTAATTATTGGCTCGAATGTGAGAAGAAGGGCTTAAAACCTGCTCCGGACGCGACGGAAACATTCAGAAACAGGATGATGACCTTCGTCTGTATGGAAAATCCGGGTCTCGTGGTTCTTCCTACTCACAGAGTCGTTCACTCCATAAAAGGATTTGACCTTCAGGCATTCATAAGCAAGGTTTCGGAGAATTTTGATGTGGAAAAAATTGATGTGCCCGGTGCCGACCATGCGCCAAAAGTTTTTGACGAATCAATGAAGAAACTTCGTGAACTTGGTGAGCAGGGCAAACATGCGTTTCTTTTCGTTCCTTCAAAAGCGCAGTCTTACTATT
This window contains:
- a CDS encoding DUF1015 domain-containing protein; amino-acid sequence: MAKVFPFRGVTYSKARFGSDLTNLITQPYDKITPEMQEEYYKRSPYNFIRIVLGKRFPNDDEYYNQYTRGAGYLQWWLEDGIMEIHEKPAIYVYHQEFKVGDEIKVRQGFVALAELEPPGKGVKAHEKTLAGPKADRLNTMRHTRAQLGHIFMLYSDPKNQVDSVLSAAIEGRQPDYSARDWFGNNHYIWAVTDENVIREVQMLMSDKVLFIADGHHRYETAVNYWLECEKKGLKPAPDATETFRNRMMTFVCMENPGLVVLPTHRVVHSIKGFDLQAFISKVSENFDVEKIDVPGADHAPKVFDESMKKLRELGEQGKHAFLFVPSKAQSYYLLVLKDESIMDKAISKPVSSVWKRLDVSILHKLILEDILGIDAKALEEKRNLYYIREPEKGFEYMEKDPDVIGVFFMNPTKVSEVKQIANLGERMPQKSTDFYPKLVSGLVINKLRFAD